One segment of Carya illinoinensis cultivar Pawnee chromosome 1, C.illinoinensisPawnee_v1, whole genome shotgun sequence DNA contains the following:
- the LOC122318906 gene encoding protein SRG1, translating into MAPAPLSPIKVGHIADVQELRKSKPTTIPERFVRDKTERPTLAPAPLSPNAIPIVDFSKLTKGNNDDEVHGEILKLATACEKWGFFQVINHEIELSLLESTENMAEQFFMLPLEEKQKYPMAPGTVQGYGQAFVFSEDQKLDWCNMFALGVEPQHIRNPKLWPTKPAKFSETIDVYSREVRKLCNNLLKYIAISLGLRQNVFAEMFGVAVQAIRMNYYPPCSRPDLVLGLSPHSDGSALTVLQQGKGNSIGLQILKDNSWVPVKPIPNALVINIGDTIEVLTNGKYKSVEHRAVTHKEKDRLSIVTFYAPSYEMELGPMQELMDENNPCKYRRYNHGEYSKHYVTNKLQGKKTLEFAKIQT; encoded by the exons ATGGCCCCTGCACCTCTTTCACCAATCAAGGTTGGGCACATTGCCGATGTCCAAGAACTGAGAAAGTCTAAACCAACCACAATTCCAGAAAGATTTGTGAGGGACAAGACCGAGAGGCCAACACTAGCCCCTGCTCCATTATCACCCAACGCCATCCCCATTGTTGACTTCTCCAAACTTACAAAAGGAAACAATGATGATGAAGTCCAtggtgaaattttgaaacttgcAACAGCATGTGAGAAGTGGGGGTTCTTTCAG GTAATTAACCATGAAATTGAGCTGAGTTTGCTGGAGAGCACAGAGAacatggctgagcaattcttcATGCTGCCACTGGAAGAGAAACAAAAGTACCCAATGGCTCCTGGGACTGTTCAAGGATATGGGCAGGCGTTCGTGTTCTCAGAGGACCAGAAGCTTGATTGGTGCAACATGTTTGCTCTTGGCGTTGAACCCCAACACATCAGGAACCCCAAACTATGGCCAACGAAGCCTGCCAAGTTCAG TGAAACTATAGATGTTTACTCAAGGGAAGTGAGGAAACTTTGCAATAATCTGTTGAAATATATAGCCATCAGCCTGGGCCTGAGACAAAACGTCTTTGCAGAGATGTTTGGGGTGGCTGTGCAAGCCATTAGGATGAACTACTACCCACCATGTTCAAGACCTGACCTTGTGTTAGGTCTAAGCCCACATTCGGATGGAAGTGCCCTCACAGTGCTGCAGCAAGGAAAGGGCAACTCAATAGGACTGCAAATCCTTAAAGATAACTCATGGGTTCCTGTTAAGCCCATCCCAAATGCGCTTGTGATCAACATAGGCGATACCATAGAA GTTCTTACAAATGGTAAATACAAGAGTGTGGAGCACAGAGCAGTGACTCACAAGGAGAAAGACCGGCTGTCAATTGTCACATTTTATGCTCCTAGCTACGAAATGGAGCTTGGCCCGATGCAAGAATTAATGGATGAAAACAACCCATGCAAATACCGAAGATACAATCATGGAGAGTACAGTAAACACTATGTAACAAACAAGTTGCAAGGCAAGAAAACCCTGGAGTTTGCAAAGATTCAAACCTAG